A window from Salvia miltiorrhiza cultivar Shanhuang (shh) chromosome 2, IMPLAD_Smil_shh, whole genome shotgun sequence encodes these proteins:
- the LOC131013007 gene encoding uncharacterized protein LOC131013007 — translation MAPKMVTSFRRSLSFPNPPSSHNASKPRNALHVRSTSLPCRSHPIISQLQDEISELHSWSAASRTSAWLCDGLRRLKSVHESLDDLLHLPQTRDSLRGGDYSNLIDKLLEDFLRFVDVYGTFQTLLLRLKEEHSASQIAVRRKDNAGVAAHSKNLNKIAKDIKKLSSNFVSVGKSAAAAAPARAPYDEEAELVDVIHGVVEATVTVSNALFGGISSSAAFRKPSCMGLSFGRKTKNVKVEGGIREFQELNLENLRKKAEEEVKSAFKKMHEMEDRILEIEECGERAFRSLINTRVSLLNVLTQ, via the coding sequence atggcaCCGAAAATGGTGACCAGTTTTCGGCGCTCCCTTTCCTTCCCGAACCCGCCGTCCTCACACAATGCATCTAAACCCCGGAATGCCCTCCACGTGAGATCCACCAGTCTCCCGTGCCGCTCGCACCCCATTATTTCCCAGCTCCAAGACGAGATCTCCGAGCTGCACTCCTGGTCCGCCGCCTCCCGCACCTCCGCCTGGCTCTGCGACGGCCTCCGCCGCCTCAAGTCCGTCCACGAGTCCCTCGATGATCTCCTCCACCTCCCCCAGACGCGCGACTCCCTCCGCGGAGGGGACTACTCCAATCTCATCGACAAGCTTCTCGAAGACTTCCTCCGCTTCGTCGACGTCTACGGAACCTTCCAGACGCTTCTCCTCCGCCTCAAGGAGGAGCACTCGGCCTCGCAGATCGCCGTCCGGAGGAAGGACAACGCGGGAGTGGCCGCGCACTCCAAGAATCTCAACAAAATCGCCAAGGACATCAAAAAGCTCTCCTCCAATTTCGTCTCCGTTGGGAAATCAGCGGCCGCGGCGGCTCCGGCTCGGGCGCCGTACGATGAGGAGGCGGAGCTGGTGGACGTCATCCACGGCGTCGTAGAGGCGACGGTGACGGTATCCAACGCGCTGTTCGGCGGGATTTCGAGCTCGGCGGCGTTCCGGAAGCCGTCGTGCATGGGGCTGAGTTTTGGGAGGAAAACGAAAAACGTGAAAGTTGAGGGGGGGATTCGCGAATTCCAAGAGTTGAATTTGGAGAATTTGAGGAAGAAGGCGGAGGAAGAGGTGAAGAGTGCGTTCAAGAAAATGCATGAAATGGAAGATCGGATTTTGGAGATTGAAGAATGTGGGGAGAGGGCATTTCGGAGCTTGATTAACACTAGGGTTTCATTGCTTAATGTACTCACACAATAA